From Algoriphagus sp. NG3, the proteins below share one genomic window:
- the alaS gene encoding alanine--tRNA ligase — translation MEAKKIRSTFIEFFQSKQHHYVPSSPIVVKNDPTLMFTNAGMNQFKDAFLGNETAKYSRVANSQKCLRVSGKHNDLEEVGVDTYHHTMFEMLGNWSFGDYFKKDAIAWAWELLTEVYGLDKDRLYVSVFQGDQGDNLGMDQEAYDLWKAIVPEDRIIMGSKKDNFWEMGDVGPCGPCSEIHIDLRSEEERAQVAGKDLVNNDHEQVIEIWNLVFMQFNRVSDGSLKPLPATHVDTGMGFERLVRAIQQKSSNYDTDLFAPFLAALAKKSGKVYGEDLPTDIAFRVIVDHIRAISFTIADGQLPSNNKAGYVIRRILRRAVRYGYTFLGFHEPFLYELTGLIADNFGDIFPEVRQQQEFIAKVIFEEESSFLRTLDNGLKMLDQIKAELSGKGEKVIPGKTAFELYDTFGFPLDLTSLIARESGLSLDEKGFVQEMEAQKTRSRAASESETGDWVIVNEDNGVEFVGYDYLKAHTQIIKYRVISDKKGDKYQVVLDKTPFYAESGGQVGDTGWLISETEKVRVIDTKKENDLIVHFVEKLPTDPEAKFGAEVDAEKRYLTENNHTATHLLQSALKEVLGDHIQQRGSLVNQNLLRFDFSHFSKLTDEEISKVEEIVNSKIRQNISFSEQRNVPIEEAKKQGATALFGEKYGDYVRVVTFDREFSVELCGGTHVPQTSKIGLFKIVSEGSSASGVRRIEAITAKAAEEYFRKQDNLVKEIQELLKNPKDLIKSIESLIQERNELKKEIDSLHLEKASGVKTELLNKFVTGEGMNILIAQVELPNADSLKKLAYELKNEVENAFVILAAKIDDKPQIAVIIEEELVKSKGLNAGQIVRELAKEIQGGGGGQPFFATAGGKNLDGLAKVVDKARELYL, via the coding sequence ATGGAAGCAAAGAAAATACGGAGCACCTTTATTGAGTTTTTCCAGTCAAAGCAGCATCATTACGTCCCTTCATCACCTATTGTGGTCAAAAATGACCCTACGCTGATGTTCACCAATGCGGGGATGAACCAGTTCAAAGACGCATTTTTAGGTAATGAAACTGCCAAATATTCCCGTGTGGCCAATTCACAAAAATGCCTCCGGGTCAGTGGCAAGCACAATGACCTCGAAGAAGTAGGAGTGGACACCTATCATCATACCATGTTTGAGATGCTGGGCAATTGGTCTTTTGGTGATTATTTCAAAAAGGACGCAATCGCCTGGGCATGGGAGTTATTGACCGAGGTGTATGGACTGGACAAAGACCGCTTGTACGTGTCTGTCTTCCAGGGAGACCAAGGTGATAACCTGGGAATGGATCAGGAAGCCTATGATCTCTGGAAAGCCATAGTACCGGAAGACCGCATCATCATGGGTTCTAAGAAGGATAATTTCTGGGAAATGGGTGACGTGGGACCATGCGGACCTTGTTCGGAAATCCATATTGACTTAAGGTCAGAGGAAGAGCGGGCGCAGGTAGCCGGAAAAGACTTGGTGAATAATGATCACGAACAGGTGATTGAAATATGGAACTTGGTCTTTATGCAGTTCAACCGGGTTTCTGACGGAAGTCTGAAGCCATTGCCTGCCACTCATGTGGATACCGGGATGGGTTTTGAGCGACTGGTAAGGGCTATCCAGCAAAAATCTTCCAATTACGATACGGATTTGTTTGCTCCTTTCCTGGCTGCATTGGCTAAGAAATCAGGGAAGGTTTACGGGGAAGATTTGCCTACAGATATTGCCTTTCGGGTGATTGTGGACCATATCCGAGCGATATCGTTTACCATAGCAGACGGACAATTGCCTTCCAATAACAAGGCAGGTTATGTGATCCGTAGGATTCTGAGAAGGGCCGTTCGTTATGGTTATACATTCTTGGGTTTCCACGAGCCATTTTTATATGAACTGACCGGGCTGATCGCTGACAATTTTGGGGATATATTCCCTGAAGTAAGACAGCAGCAGGAGTTTATTGCCAAAGTTATATTCGAAGAGGAATCATCCTTCCTTCGCACCCTGGACAACGGGTTGAAAATGCTCGACCAGATCAAAGCGGAATTGAGCGGGAAAGGTGAAAAAGTCATCCCGGGAAAAACAGCTTTTGAACTTTACGATACTTTCGGATTTCCGCTGGATCTTACTTCTTTGATCGCCCGTGAAAGTGGTTTATCACTGGATGAAAAAGGTTTTGTACAGGAAATGGAAGCCCAGAAAACCCGCTCCCGCGCTGCATCTGAATCAGAAACAGGCGATTGGGTGATTGTAAATGAAGATAACGGAGTAGAATTCGTAGGCTATGATTACTTAAAAGCACATACACAAATCATCAAATACAGGGTGATATCTGATAAAAAGGGGGACAAATACCAGGTCGTATTGGACAAGACCCCGTTTTATGCAGAAAGCGGAGGTCAGGTAGGGGATACGGGCTGGCTGATCTCTGAGACTGAAAAAGTCAGAGTGATCGACACAAAGAAGGAAAATGACCTGATTGTTCATTTTGTGGAAAAGCTTCCAACTGATCCCGAAGCTAAGTTCGGAGCTGAGGTTGATGCCGAAAAGCGTTATTTGACCGAGAACAATCACACTGCTACTCACTTGCTTCAGTCGGCTTTGAAAGAAGTTCTAGGGGATCATATCCAGCAGCGTGGCTCTTTGGTCAATCAGAACTTGCTTAGGTTTGATTTCTCCCACTTCAGTAAGCTTACTGATGAGGAAATATCTAAGGTGGAGGAAATTGTAAATAGTAAAATCAGGCAAAATATTTCTTTCTCGGAGCAGAGAAACGTGCCTATAGAAGAGGCTAAAAAACAAGGAGCTACCGCTCTTTTCGGTGAAAAATATGGTGATTATGTAAGGGTAGTAACTTTCGACAGGGAATTCTCAGTAGAACTTTGCGGAGGTACACACGTACCTCAAACGAGCAAAATAGGTTTGTTCAAAATTGTTTCGGAAGGCTCCAGTGCATCGGGTGTCCGCAGAATCGAGGCGATCACAGCCAAGGCAGCAGAGGAATACTTCCGCAAACAGGATAACTTGGTGAAGGAAATCCAGGAATTGCTTAAGAATCCAAAGGACTTAATAAAGTCAATCGAATCGTTGATTCAGGAGAGAAATGAGCTTAAAAAGGAGATTGATTCCCTGCATTTGGAGAAAGCTTCAGGTGTAAAAACCGAACTTCTAAATAAGTTTGTAACAGGAGAGGGCATGAATATCCTCATTGCTCAGGTAGAATTGCCAAATGCGGATTCACTGAAAAAGCTGGCTTACGAACTGAAAAATGAAGTGGAAAATG